ggtaaaaaatgaaattaaatgacAATTTAGTTTTGattaaagagtttaatttttatgcatttaCAATATATATACAATTGTGTAACTATATCATTCTTTTGGATAACTATTGACGTAGTTAATATAGAAGAATTATTTTTACTAGTGtgatattatgtaattaaatgcagtatatataaaattattttactctcacagtacattaaaattaaatccttaattaaaataataaaattcacgtacaataaaattataaatttaataataatgaatttttttttctcaatttactAATTTACTAATGGAAGGTTATCAGGTGTACTACCGTACGAATCTGGAACTTTTCAATTCCAATAAATTGATCCGTCTAAATTTAATATAGATAAAGGTGATGGCGTTGATGCAGTGTAAAAAATGCATTGTGAAAAAGCAGCAAAAGAGGTTCACGATACTCTTGGAAACTGGTAGTATTGTTGTGCATAGTTCAAAAGGCTGAACGCCAGCTTTGTGGTCAAAGCTATGACAAGTCAGCCAAATTGAAGTGATTGCTTTAGTTGGAATTAGAAAACTGAGCCGAGCTGACATTCACTTGAGCTATGGGCTCAATAAGATGGACTTAGCATAgggagttttttgtttttttttttttatgggaaTGTTACAATGGAGTAGTTTTTGTTGGGATAAAAAAACATAGTGGCATGGAAAAAAATGTTGCcagtaaaaattagataaaaatatttgTGAGTACAAATGTTTGGGAATTGttcaaatcctactttttctctGGTGTGATCCCATTGTCGCGCTCCCAAGGAAACACTGCCGCCATTAGTGGTGGTGGGTTGTCCACAATTGTAGAAACAGACCATGACCGACTTGAAACCGCCACGGCGTTCGTCTCGGAAGGCTTCGCTTCAAGCAACGTTAATGTGTTCATTCTTCCCCCTCCGTGCCGCCTCCTCTGTCTAGGTTGTAGCGTCGTTGGCACCGCGTGAGAGATCAGATGTGGTGGTTTTGGTGGTGGTTGCGGTACCCTTTCCTCTGTCGGTGCTGAATCCGCGAACTTCACCCTCTACATCGCGACCACGCCGCTTCGAGTCCCATTACCGTTGCCCAAAATTGGTGTCCTCCACTGCTCTTACATCCACCTCGACACTGTCAATCCAAATCGCGGTAGGTAATTCCAAATATGCCTCTGAATCTTCTACTTGGTGAATAGCTTGTGTTGTCTTGTTCCGAATTGCAAAACCCTGTATTGTTGATTGAAATACTGGATTGATTGGAATTTTGGCTTGTTCTGTATTTGCCGTAAAAAGTGGAGCTGACGGATAAATCTGAATTTTCGGGTTTGAGATTTGAATTTCTGCTTGAGCTACACTTTCTGTTGAATCCTATTGTTATTGTTAAGGTAGGAATTTGTAAATGAAATTTGATGagtctccttcttctcctttgaTGTGAACTTTTGCTGTGATTTCTGAATACCTTGTTAATTTTGAAGTTTTTGCTGTTGTAGACACTAATTCTGCAATTTTATATTCTGAATATGAATTCCAAAATCGGAGATTTGTGACTATTGAATTCTCTGCAGCTAGCTTTGTTGCATTTTTGCTGAGTAGTGAAGTGAGAATTcatgtttgaaaaaaaattgtttaaaaccATGTTACTGTAACAATTTGTCGTAATCAAAGGTGACTAGTTCTTATTCGGATGTTGACTGTGATAGCAAAAAAACTTACATTGTGGATTGAAATTTAAAGTTTTGTAAATTTCGTTGAGTGCTATTGTAGCTAGAATTATGGAATTAGATGTAAATTTCCATAATTAACGATTTTGGAAATGGTAGATTTTATGGGTGAGTATTTTTCTAAACATATGACTTTTCTTCCACATCCATACCTTGTGCGTCCCCTTCAATAATTATTAAGACACTGGTGAGAATGCAGCCAAAATTTGATGAAAAGATTTAATGAATAAGGCGTTAGGACACCAGGTTCAGTTGCTAACATCATTGACAATTGGTACAGTGTTTACGAGTCTCTTACAACAATCAGTACGAAGAGAAAAATGGAAATAGAATGGATTGGCAATGAACCAGTTATGACAGGGAATCATGACTTGTAGAAGAACCCGAACCCCACCAGTAATGCTACCTACGCAATAGGATCTTTGTGCAGGGGATGTGTTGCTTATTGTGAGGATTTAGCTCTTCTGCCGGAATTATAAAGGGCATTGCGTAACGCATCCTTGTAACGTTCGACTTCCTCTAATCTGGTCTGGGTAGCTTCCAACTGACGAGCCAGATCAAGGTATCTTTCTTTCCACCGAAGTGCAAGATCAAAGTTGTAATCGTATACGTAACCATCCACAGCCCGGCATAGGTGGCGGATGCAGAGGCGAGCACAGTCTTCCTTGCTAACTGCGGCATCGTATGCGAATCGGCCTTCAGAAACAATTGCCTCGGAGCTCCCAAGAGGGACGACCGCGACTAGATGACGGTGAAGTAGGCGACCATGTTGTGTGGTATCCGTCATGGAGCGATAGATGGGTTCCATTATGTTTACTCTGGTGCAGGCCTTCTTCAGAATCTTTGTCATGCTGACGGAGATAACTTCCCAGCGCTGTGGCTTAGGTGGAACAAGATGGTGGGCTGCACGTAAGCAGAAATGAGCGGACAGAAAATAGTGATGAGTTATGTTGCTGTAGACGAAATTTGATGGATGAGTGATAGCATACTTACGGGGTTGGTTATCGTTATTCCGGTGCAGTAGCTGCAGGAATCGAGTGCGTAATGCATGGATAGCTAGTCGCTCCTTAGCCCGTACTGACGGTGGCTGCATTGGTGCCCGAACTTTTCTACTCAGTACCAGTCTTCTTCCGTTGTGTGGGTCACCACCACCAACGGAAGCATGATATGCCTCCTCGGCCTCCTCCCGTGTGCTGTAGGGCAGCCAGCGAGTATCATCAAAGTCTTGTATTTGAAGGCCAACGTTGTCCATGGAAGTGTAGACCCCAGGAACCCATCCCACGAAAACACAATAATGAGTGTGAACTGGAGTTGCCTGCATGATATTATGTTTTCAAGTGTTATTAGATATAGTTCAAGGTGGATAGAATGGAAGGAATGAGATTATATATAGGCTTTAAGGTTTTTTCAGTTGTGGGATTGTAAGGGAGTGGGAATGTAAGGGAGGAATCTTAGTATGAGAGGTAAAGGTCGCAGTTGTCATCAAGTGAGCTGTGACGGAATTATAAAAGGGAATCGGATTCTGTAGAAGGCGGTGGACCCAACCATTATGAGTGATGTGAGTTTGCTTGAAGGACCAGCTAGGGGGATGGGATGGGTGGTTGGGAGCTAATGAAATTATGTAAACTTGCAGTTGAATGGGTGACGGGTGTGTGGAAGCAAATAGAAACACGTCAACTTTGAATTATGGAATGAAATAATGAAGTAGATTGGaatttttaacctttttatttttcgGTATCTTTTAGCCATGCCAAATACAAATgtagataaatatttaattaggaTTCGAATGTTTTACTGTACATAATCGGGGAGCTAAAGCAATACATAGCTTGCATGTTTACTTATCTATTACGCACGAACTAATACATTAAGAGTAATATATGTAGcgtgtttttaatatatttattatttaataaatgtctagaacaaattataattacgaaattagttaattatattttatgatgTTACACTAATTAAACATGACTTGAAAATTATGCATAAATTTTGACCAAATAATATGTTTTTATGTTTCATACAGTTCTACATTTCAATATAAATAAGAAACCGAAAATAATGATTAGTTTTGGCAATAAAATCAAAGCTTAAACAATAAATTAGCAATCCAAGTTGGCTAAAAATTAAGATATTTAAAAAGGCTAAGATAAAGGGCAATGTATCCAAATGAATtgaaatgcaattaaaattactTAATTACTGAAATTATGTTAATAAACATTTTTACAACGGATTTTACAAAAATAGAGGCAAATGGAATTAGTGAGAG
The sequence above is drawn from the Arachis hypogaea cultivar Tifrunner chromosome 4, arahy.Tifrunner.gnm2.J5K5, whole genome shotgun sequence genome and encodes:
- the LOC140184506 gene encoding uncharacterized protein, with protein sequence MQATPVHTHYCVFVGWVPGVYTSMDNVGLQIQDFDDTRWLPYSTREEAEEAYHASVGGGDPHNGRRLVLSRKVRAPMQPPSVRAKERLAIHALRTRFLQLLHRNNDNQPPHHLVPPKPQRWEVISVSMTKILKKACTRVNIMEPIYRSMTDTTQHGRLLHRHLVAVVPLGSSEAIVSEGRFAYDAAVSKEDCARLCIRHLCRAVDGYVYDYNFDLALRWKERYLDLARQLEATQTRLEEVERYKDALRNALYNSGRRAKSSQ